A genomic stretch from Halichoerus grypus chromosome 5, mHalGry1.hap1.1, whole genome shotgun sequence includes:
- the MMACHC gene encoding cyanocobalamin reductase / alkylcobalamin dealkylase isoform X3 — MEPQVAELKRTIEDTLCPFGFEVYPFQVAWYNALLPPTFHLPLPGPTLAFLVLSTPAMFDRALKPFLQSCRLQQLIDPVDQCVAYHLGRVREHISGVCIHPRYGGWFAIRGVVLLPGIEVPDLTPTKPLDCVPKRADRITLLERFNFHWRDWTYRDAVTPQERYSEEQKAYFSTPPAQRLAFLGLAQPSEDPSSTSPELPFTTLRPKKPQNPSRAQGWLSPSVSPPASPGP; from the exons ATGGAGCCGCAAGTCGCAGAACTGAAGCGGACTATCGAGGACACGTTGTGTCCTTTCGGCTTCGAGGTTTACCCGTTTCAG GTGGCATGGTATAACGCACTCCTGCCTCCGACTTTCCACCTACCCCTGCCAGGACCTACCCTGGCCTTCTTGGTACTCAGCACACCTGCCATGTTTGACCGGGCCCTCAAACCCTTCCTGCAGAGCTGCCGCCTCCAACAACTGATTGACCCTGTGGACCAGTGTGTGGCCTACCACTTGGGCCGCGTTAGAGAG CACATATCAGGTGTGTGCATACACCCCCGATACGGGGGCTGGTTTGCCATCAGAGGAGTGGTGCTGCTGCCAGGAATAGAGGTGCCAGATCTGACACCCACAAAACCCCTGGACTGTGTACCTAAGAGAGCTGACCGAATCACCTTGCTTGAAAGATTTAATTTCCATTGGCGTGACTGGACATACCGGGATGCTGTGACACCACAGGAGCGCTACTCAGAAGAGCAGAAGGCCTACTTTTCTACTCCACCTGCCCAACGTTTAGCCTTCTTGGGCTTGGCCCAACCCTCAGAGGATCCTAGCTCTACGTCTCCTGAGCTACCTTTTACAACACTCAGACCCAAAAAGCCCCAGAAtcccagcagagcccagggctggcTCAGCCCCAGTGTCTCACCACCCGCATCCCCTGGTCCCTGA
- the MMACHC gene encoding cyanocobalamin reductase / alkylcobalamin dealkylase isoform X2, with the protein MEPQVAELKRTIEDTLCPFGFEVYPFQVAWYNALLPPTFHLPLPGPTLAFLVLSTPAMFDRALKPFLQSCRLQQLIDPVDQCVAYHLGRVRENLPELQIEVIADYEHISGVCIHPRYGGWFAIRGVVLLPGIEVPDLTPTKPLDCVPKRADRITLLERFNFHWRDWTYRDAVTPQERYSEEQKAYFSTPPAQRLAFLGLAQPSEDPSSTSPELPFTTLRPKKPQNPSRAQGWLSPSVSPPASPGP; encoded by the exons ATGGAGCCGCAAGTCGCAGAACTGAAGCGGACTATCGAGGACACGTTGTGTCCTTTCGGCTTCGAGGTTTACCCGTTTCAG GTGGCATGGTATAACGCACTCCTGCCTCCGACTTTCCACCTACCCCTGCCAGGACCTACCCTGGCCTTCTTGGTACTCAGCACACCTGCCATGTTTGACCGGGCCCTCAAACCCTTCCTGCAGAGCTGCCGCCTCCAACAACTGATTGACCCTGTGGACCAGTGTGTGGCCTACCACTTGGGCCGCGTTAGAGAG AACCTCCCAGAGTTGCAAATCGAAGTCATCGCTGACTACGAG CACATATCAGGTGTGTGCATACACCCCCGATACGGGGGCTGGTTTGCCATCAGAGGAGTGGTGCTGCTGCCAGGAATAGAGGTGCCAGATCTGACACCCACAAAACCCCTGGACTGTGTACCTAAGAGAGCTGACCGAATCACCTTGCTTGAAAGATTTAATTTCCATTGGCGTGACTGGACATACCGGGATGCTGTGACACCACAGGAGCGCTACTCAGAAGAGCAGAAGGCCTACTTTTCTACTCCACCTGCCCAACGTTTAGCCTTCTTGGGCTTGGCCCAACCCTCAGAGGATCCTAGCTCTACGTCTCCTGAGCTACCTTTTACAACACTCAGACCCAAAAAGCCCCAGAAtcccagcagagcccagggctggcTCAGCCCCAGTGTCTCACCACCCGCATCCCCTGGTCCCTGA
- the MMACHC gene encoding cyanocobalamin reductase / alkylcobalamin dealkylase isoform X1 — translation MEPQVAELKRTIEDTLCPFGFEVYPFQVAWYNALLPPTFHLPLPGPTLAFLVLSTPAMFDRALKPFLQSCRLQQLIDPVDQCVAYHLGRVRENLPELQIEVIADYEVHPNRRPKILAQTAAHVAGAAYYYQRKDVEADPWGDQHISGVCIHPRYGGWFAIRGVVLLPGIEVPDLTPTKPLDCVPKRADRITLLERFNFHWRDWTYRDAVTPQERYSEEQKAYFSTPPAQRLAFLGLAQPSEDPSSTSPELPFTTLRPKKPQNPSRAQGWLSPSVSPPASPGP, via the exons ATGGAGCCGCAAGTCGCAGAACTGAAGCGGACTATCGAGGACACGTTGTGTCCTTTCGGCTTCGAGGTTTACCCGTTTCAG GTGGCATGGTATAACGCACTCCTGCCTCCGACTTTCCACCTACCCCTGCCAGGACCTACCCTGGCCTTCTTGGTACTCAGCACACCTGCCATGTTTGACCGGGCCCTCAAACCCTTCCTGCAGAGCTGCCGCCTCCAACAACTGATTGACCCTGTGGACCAGTGTGTGGCCTACCACTTGGGCCGCGTTAGAGAG AACCTCCCAGAGTTGCAAATCGAAGTCATCGCTGACTACGAGGTACACCCCAATCGGCGCCCCAAGATTCTGGCCCAGACTGCAGCCCATGTGGCAGGGGCTGCTTACTACTATCAACGAAAGGATGTGGAGGCTGACCCCTGGGGGGACCAG CACATATCAGGTGTGTGCATACACCCCCGATACGGGGGCTGGTTTGCCATCAGAGGAGTGGTGCTGCTGCCAGGAATAGAGGTGCCAGATCTGACACCCACAAAACCCCTGGACTGTGTACCTAAGAGAGCTGACCGAATCACCTTGCTTGAAAGATTTAATTTCCATTGGCGTGACTGGACATACCGGGATGCTGTGACACCACAGGAGCGCTACTCAGAAGAGCAGAAGGCCTACTTTTCTACTCCACCTGCCCAACGTTTAGCCTTCTTGGGCTTGGCCCAACCCTCAGAGGATCCTAGCTCTACGTCTCCTGAGCTACCTTTTACAACACTCAGACCCAAAAAGCCCCAGAAtcccagcagagcccagggctggcTCAGCCCCAGTGTCTCACCACCCGCATCCCCTGGTCCCTGA
- the CCDC163 gene encoding transmembrane protein CCDC163, whose translation MKLLFSNPSFNPRLRRQLLWEESELLWEELKLLRDQLSQHQELLLQQMAEGQQAQAHSWKISRGAHFLNWSPAAYSSRPRALSRRTSSLRASQCS comes from the exons ATGAAGTTACTATTCTCCAATCCCAGCTTCAATCCCAGGCTCAG GCGGCAACTCCTGTGGGAGGAATCAGAGCTTCTTTGGGAGGAGCTGAAGCTGCTGCGGGACCAGCTGA GCCAGCACCAGGAGCTGCTGCTGCAGCAGATGGCCGAGGGGCAGCAAGCTCAGGCCCACAGCTGGAAG aTCTCCAGAGGAGCACACTTTCTAAACTGGAGCCCAGCAGCTTACAGCTCTAGGCCCAGAGCCTTGAGCAGGAGAACCTCTTCTTTAAGGGCCTCACAATGTTCCTGA